A portion of the Trichoplusia ni isolate ovarian cell line Hi5 chromosome 12, tn1, whole genome shotgun sequence genome contains these proteins:
- the LOC113499657 gene encoding UDP-glucuronosyltransferase 2B20-like → MQYRTVVGLLLLSIVSSNEALRLLVSFGAPSKSHSILGHGVVNRLLEAGHEVVHITSFPRKNPPPKLKEIDVSSIFEFFKTMSEQDDKFKLKNIIGQPNLGDSPFFAYFATYIHKQFLEHPNILKLLNDPNEKFDAVIVEWFFSEMLVGIPPLFECPLIWVSSTESHWQALRLMDEIPNPSYTADLFSSSRPPLDFWQRADGIWKIVKKLVLIDPIVTAYEMWMYSSVYPEIAAKRGVTLPPYSEAVYNASLMLVNSHPSIGGSIKLPQNVKNVGGYHIDTDVKPLPKDLQKLMDEAKHGVIYFSMGSNLKSQDMSDGMKNDLLKMFSTFKQQVIWKFEGDLQNVPANVHLVKWAPQPSILNHPNLKLFITHGGLLSTTESIHFGVPLVGIPVMADQHLNMKTIDSKGFGIAVTLSEDMTPELEEAINKVLLDPAYRTKAKELSRIYHDRPMVPGVELAYWVEHVVSTRGAPHLRSPALDLPFYKRFYFDLAACLAIVFVLLRKAVKYILKMRSKPQPKRKTN, encoded by the exons ATGCAGTACAGAACAGTGGTTGGATTGCTATTGCTAAGCATAGTCTCATCAAACGAAGCCCTGAGGTTACTAGTTTCATTCGGAGCGCCATCCAAGAGTCACAGTATACTAGGCCATGGTGTAGTTAATAGGTTGTTAGAAGCTGGTCATGAG gTGGTTCACATAACATCATTTCCAAGAAAAAATCCTCCGCCCAAACTGAAGGAGATCGACGTTTCTTCAATATTCGAATTTTTCAAGACTATGTCAGAACAAG ATGAcaaatttaaactgaaaaatataattggtCAACCCAATTTAGGAGATTCACCATTCTTTGCTTACTTCGCCACCTACATACATAAACAGTTTTTGGAACACCCAAATATACTGAAACTCTTGAACGATCCAAACGAGAAGTTTGATGCCGTCATCGTGGAATGGTTCTTTTCTGAAATGCTTGTTGG AATTCCACCTCTATTCGAATGCCCCCTAATCTGGGTGTCTTCGACCGAGTCCCACTGGCAGGCATTAAGACTAATGGATGAGATCCCCAACCCCTCATATACTGCTGACCTGTTCTCGTCTAGTCGACCACCCCTGGACTTCTGGCAAAGAGCTGACGGAATATGGAAAATTGTGAAAAAGCTTGTCCTTATTGA TCCGATTGTAACTGCATATGAGATGTGGATGTACAGCAGTGTTTACCCCGAAATAGCAGCTAAAAGAGGCGTCACACTACCTCCGTATAGTGAAGCTGTATACAACGCGTCCCTTATGCTTGTGAATTCACATCCATCAATCGGAGGGTCGATAAAATTGCCGCAAAATGTCAAAAACGTCGGAGGTTACCACATTGATACTGATGTCAAACCCTTGCCAAAG GATCTCCAAAAACTGATGGACGAAGCAAAACATGGCGTCATATACTTCAGTATGGGCTCAAACCTGAAAAGCCAGGACATGTCTGATGGAATGAAAAATGACTTGCTCAAAATGTTCAGCACCTTCAAACAACAGGTTATCTGGAAGTTTGAAGGTGATCTGCAGAATGTTCCCGCCAATGTGCATTTAGTTAAATGGGCTCCTCAACCCAGCATCTTGA ACCACCCAAATCTGAAGCTCTTCATCACGCACGGTGGCCTCCTCTCTACCACGGAGTCCATACATTTTGGAGTTCCTCTCGTCGGTATACCAGTGATGGCAGATCAGCATCTTAACATGAAGACTATTGATAGCAAGGGTTTCGGCATCGCTGTTACATTGTCCGAAGATATGACTCCTGAATTAGAGGAAGCCATCAACAAAGTTTTATTGGATCCGGC gtacAGGACCAAGGCGAAGGAATTATCCAGGATATACCATGACCGTCCGATGGTACCAGGCGTGGAGCTGGCCTACTGGGTGGAACACGTGGTCTCGACCAGAGGAGCCCCGCATCTTCGCTCACCAGCACTAGACCTCCCTTTCTACAAACGCTTTTATTTTGACCTAGCTGCTTGCTTAGCTATAGTCTTCGTACTGCTCAGAAAAGCAGTCAAGTATATTCTTAAAATGAGATCGAAACCCCAACCTAAGAGGAAAACTAATTGA
- the LOC113499656 gene encoding UDP-glucuronosyltransferase 2B10-like codes for MRLCRPYITVGDRRVLHLHAVTRNKMKLLILFGLTLLCGVESLKVLVYYPLPVRSVSMLGNGVVRHLLDAGHEVTYVTVYPLKNMPPTLKQVDISGNEEMLAKDDSLSISHMLENNVQDNDVLHIQEFAKENTRQTFTNKNFTKFLQDTSQRFDLVFSDLFESEVCAGLSVVYDCPLVWFYSMGAHWNVLRLIDEGRNPAYDPDYLTTNVVPFSFLERVEQLWARIKYMALKTFITLPDEKKMYEEIFTPLVAQRGRTLPNYEDVIYNASIIFGNEHNAVKLRPSTPQNFKYIGGMHIPDPVTPLPKKLQDLMDNAKHGVIYFSMGSFFKSKHLPKSLVRGLVKTFGELKETVLWKFEEDLPDLPSNLHILQWAPQSSILAHKNLKFFITHGGLLSSIEAIHFGVPVIAIPVYFDQFTNVRKAVENGYAIRVPLSYDLPETLRPAIKSMLTDNTYKKRITELSTIYHDRLVPPGKEMVHWVEHVVRTRGALHLRSPALNVPLYQRLFLDLLAVILIILYIIKRIINNLTRKTSKKTDKKKKN; via the exons ATGCGCCTCTGTCGACCTTATATCACAGTCGGGGACAGACGCGTATTGCATCTCCATGCAGTAACGAGAAACAAAATGAagttattaatactttttggtttAACACTCCTTTGTGGAGTGGAGTCGTTGAAGGTGCTTGTATATTATCCTTTGCCGGTAAGAAGTGTAAGCATGCTGGGAAATGGAGTAGTAAGGCATTTATTGGACGCCGGGCatgag gTGACATACGTTACTGTGTATCCATTGAAAAATATGCCACCGACTTTAAAACAAGTCGATATAAGCGGTAATGAAGAAATGTTAGCGA AGGACGACAGTCTATCCATATCTCATATGTTGGAAAACAACGTTCAAGACAACGACGTACTTCATATTCAAGAGTTTGCGAAAGAAAATACCAGACAAACGTTCACGAACAAAAACTTCACGAAATTCTTACAAGATACTAGTCAACGCTTCGATCTCGTTTTCTCAGACCTTTTTGAGTCTGAAGTATGTGCTGG GTTATCGGTCGTATACGATTGTCCATTGGTATGGTTCTATTCTATGGGCGCCCACTGGAATGTTTTAAGGCTGATTGACGAAGGAAGGAATCCTGCCTATGATCCTGATTATTTAACCACAAATGTAGTACCTTTCTCATTCTTAGAAAGAGTGGAACAGCTTTGGGCCAGAATCAAGTACATGGCACTAAAAAC atTCATTACTCTACCAGACGAAAAGAAAATGTACGAAGAAATCTTCACCCCACTAGTTGCTCAACGTGGCAGAACCCTTCCAAACTACGAGGATGTCATTTATAATGCTtctattatttttggaaatgaaCACAATGCTGTGAAACTTAGGCCAAGCACTCCACAGAACTTCAAGTACATTGGTGGTATGCATATACCTGACCCTGTGACGCCATTGCCAAAG AAACTGCAAGACCTAATGGACAACGCTAAGCACGGCGTCATTTACTTCAGTATGGGATCATTCTTCAAAAGCAAACACCTACCAAAGAGTTTAGTAAGGGGCCTTGTGAAGACATTTGGGGAACTCAAAGAGACAGTTTTATGGAAATTCGAGGAAGATTTGCCTGATCTACCGAGCAACTTACACATTTTACAATGGGCACCCCAATCGAGTATTTTAG CTCATAAAAACCTCAAGTTCTTCATAACCCATGGTGGTCTGCTATCATCCATTGAAGCTATTCACTTCGGTGTACCAGTAATAGCCATCCCAGTATACTTTGACCAGTTCACGAATGTACGGAAAGCGGTAGAAAATGGATATGCCATCAGAGTGCCACTTAGTTACGACTTACCTGAGACCTTAAGACCAGCTATCAAATCCATGCTGACTGATAATAC cTACAAAAAGAGAATCACTGAGCTATCCACTATCTACCACGACCGACTAGTCCCGCCAGGCAAAGAGATGGTACATTGGGTGGAACACGTGGTGCGGACCCGTGGTGCCCTACACCTTCGCTCACCAGCCCTGAACGTCCCCCTCTACCAACGCCTGTTCCTGGACCTCCTAGCAGTCATCCTGATAATACTATACATAATAAAAAGAATTATCAACAATCTGACCAGAAAAACTTCGAAGAAAACTGACAAGAAGAAAAAGAATTAA
- the LOC113499654 gene encoding UDP-glucuronosyltransferase 2B10-like isoform X1, giving the protein MKLLILFGLTLLCGVESLKILVYFPLPVRSVGMLGQGIVRHLLDAGHEVTFVTVYPMKDVRPSLKQVDISSNKELVAKDESLMLSFMLENNVQDTDVLYIQTFFKENSRQTFTNENFTKFLQDTSQRFDLVLADLMESEVSAGLSVVYDCPYVWYYSMGAHWHVLRLIDEGKNPAYDPDYLTTTIAPFSFLQRVEQLWARIKYKALKTFITLPEEKKIYEEIFTPLLAQRGRTLPNYENVIYNASLVFGNEHNAVKHRPSTPQNFKYVGGIHIPDPVTPLPKKLQDLMDNAKHGVIYFSMGSFFKSKHLPQSLVRGLVKTFGELKETVLWKFEEDLTDLPSNLHILQWAPQASILAHPNLKFFITHGGLLSSIEAIHFGVPVITIPVYFDQFTNAEKAVKNGYAIRVPLSYDLPETLRPAIKSMLSDDIYKKKVTELSIIYHDRLVPPGKELVHWVEHVVKTRGALHLRSPALNVPLYQRLFLDLLAVILVILYIIRRIIKNLTTKTPKKTEKKKKN; this is encoded by the exons ATGAagttattaatactttttg gtttAACACTCCTTTGTGGAGTGGAGTCGTTGAAAATTTTAGTATATTTCCCTTTGCCGGTTCGGAGTGTTGGCATGCTAGGACAAGGAATAGTCAGACATTTATTGGACGCCGGACATGAg GTGACATTCGTTACTGTGTATCCGATGAAAGACGTGCGACCCTCCTTAAAACAAGTCGATATTAGCAGCAATAAAGAATTAGTAGCGA AGGACGAAAGCCTTATGTTATCTTTTATGTTGGAAAATAATGTTCAAGACACCGACGTCCTGTATATTCAAACCTTTTTCAAAGAAAACTCCAGACAGACGTTTACAAAcgaaaactttacaaaattcTTACAAGATACGAGTCAACGCTTCGACCTCGTCTTAGCTGACTTGATGGAGTCTGAAGTGTCTGCAGG gTTATCGGTTGTCTACGACTGTCCATATGTATGGTACTATTCTATGGGCGCCCATTGGCATGTTTTAAGGCTGATTGATGAAGGAAAGAATCCTGCTTATGACCCTGACTATTTAACTACAACGATAGCACCTTTCTCATTCTTACAAAGAGTCGAACAGCTTTGGGCCAGGATCAAGTACAAGGCACTAAAAAC atTCATCACTCTTCCAgaggaaaagaaaatatacgAAGAAATATTTACCCCACTATTAGCTCAACGTGGCAGAACTCTTCCAAACTACGAAAATGTCATTTACAACGCATCCCTTGTCTTTGGGAACGAACACAATGCTGTGAAACATAGGCCAAGCACTCCACAGAACTTCAAGTACGTCGGTGGAATACATATACCCGATCCTGTGACACCATTGCCGAAG AAATTGCAAGACCTAATGGACAACGCTAAGCATGGCGTCATTTACTTCAGTATGGGATCATTCTTCAAAAGCAAACACTTACCACAGAGTTTAGTCAGGGGCCTTGTGAAGACATTTGGGGAACTCAAAGAGACAGTTTTATGGAAATTCGAGGAAGATTTGACTGATCTACCGAGCAACTTACACATTTTACAATGGGCACCTCAAGCTAGCATTTTAG CTCATCCAAACCTCAAGTTCTTCATAACACACGGTGGTCTGCTATCATCAATTGAAGCTATCCACTTTGGTGTACCAGTCATAACAATCCCAGTATACTTCGATCAGTTTACGAATGCAGAAAAAGCGGTGAAAAATGGATATGCCATCAGAGTGCCACTTAGTTACGACTTACCTGAGACCTTAAGACCAGCTATCAAATCTATGCTGTCTGATGATAT CTACAAGAAGAAAGTGACTGAGCTGTCCATAATCTACCACGACCGACTGGTCCCACCAGGCAAGGAGTTGGTGCACTGGGTGGAACACGTGGTGAAGACCCGTGGTGCCCTACACCTTCGCTCACCAGCCCTGAACGTGCCCCTCTACCAACGCCTATTCCTGGACCTCTTGGCAGTCATCCTGGTCATACTATACATTATAAGAAGGATTATCAAAAATCTGACCACGAAAACTCCCAAAAAAActgagaagaagaagaagaattaa
- the LOC113499654 gene encoding UDP-glucuronosyltransferase 2B10-like isoform X2, with the protein MKLLILFGLTLLCGVESLKILVYFPLPVRSVGMLGQGIVRHLLDAGHEVTFVTVYPMKDVRPSLKQVDISSNKELVAKDESLMLSFMLENNVQDTDVLYIQTFFKENSRQTFTNENFTKFLQDTSQRFDLVLADLMESEVSAGLSVVYDCPYVWYYSMGAHWHVLRLIDEGKNPAYDPDYLTTTIAPFSFLQRVEQLWARIKYKALKTFITLPEEKKIYEEIFTPLLAQRGRTLPNYENVIYNASLVFGNEHNAVKHRPSTPQNFKYVGGIHIPDPVTPLPKKLQDLMDNAKHGVIYFSMGSFFKSKHLPQSLVRGLVKTFGELKETVLWKFEEDLTDLPSNLHILQWAPQASILAHPNLKFFITHGGLLSSIEAIHFGVPVITIPVYFDQFTNAEKAVKNGYAIRVPLSYDLPETLRPAIKSMLSDDIYKKKVTELSIIYHDRLVPPGKELVHWVEHVVKTRGALHLRSPALNVPLYQRLFLDLLAVILVILYIIRRIIKNLTTKTPKKTEKKKKN; encoded by the exons atgaagttattaatactttttggtttAACACTCCTTTGTGGAGTGGAGTCGTTGAAAATTTTAGTATATTTCCCTTTGCCGGTTCGGAGTGTTGGCATGCTAGGACAAGGAATAGTCAGACATTTATTGGACGCCGGACATGAg GTGACATTCGTTACTGTGTATCCGATGAAAGACGTGCGACCCTCCTTAAAACAAGTCGATATTAGCAGCAATAAAGAATTAGTAGCGA AGGACGAAAGCCTTATGTTATCTTTTATGTTGGAAAATAATGTTCAAGACACCGACGTCCTGTATATTCAAACCTTTTTCAAAGAAAACTCCAGACAGACGTTTACAAAcgaaaactttacaaaattcTTACAAGATACGAGTCAACGCTTCGACCTCGTCTTAGCTGACTTGATGGAGTCTGAAGTGTCTGCAGG gTTATCGGTTGTCTACGACTGTCCATATGTATGGTACTATTCTATGGGCGCCCATTGGCATGTTTTAAGGCTGATTGATGAAGGAAAGAATCCTGCTTATGACCCTGACTATTTAACTACAACGATAGCACCTTTCTCATTCTTACAAAGAGTCGAACAGCTTTGGGCCAGGATCAAGTACAAGGCACTAAAAAC atTCATCACTCTTCCAgaggaaaagaaaatatacgAAGAAATATTTACCCCACTATTAGCTCAACGTGGCAGAACTCTTCCAAACTACGAAAATGTCATTTACAACGCATCCCTTGTCTTTGGGAACGAACACAATGCTGTGAAACATAGGCCAAGCACTCCACAGAACTTCAAGTACGTCGGTGGAATACATATACCCGATCCTGTGACACCATTGCCGAAG AAATTGCAAGACCTAATGGACAACGCTAAGCATGGCGTCATTTACTTCAGTATGGGATCATTCTTCAAAAGCAAACACTTACCACAGAGTTTAGTCAGGGGCCTTGTGAAGACATTTGGGGAACTCAAAGAGACAGTTTTATGGAAATTCGAGGAAGATTTGACTGATCTACCGAGCAACTTACACATTTTACAATGGGCACCTCAAGCTAGCATTTTAG CTCATCCAAACCTCAAGTTCTTCATAACACACGGTGGTCTGCTATCATCAATTGAAGCTATCCACTTTGGTGTACCAGTCATAACAATCCCAGTATACTTCGATCAGTTTACGAATGCAGAAAAAGCGGTGAAAAATGGATATGCCATCAGAGTGCCACTTAGTTACGACTTACCTGAGACCTTAAGACCAGCTATCAAATCTATGCTGTCTGATGATAT CTACAAGAAGAAAGTGACTGAGCTGTCCATAATCTACCACGACCGACTGGTCCCACCAGGCAAGGAGTTGGTGCACTGGGTGGAACACGTGGTGAAGACCCGTGGTGCCCTACACCTTCGCTCACCAGCCCTGAACGTGCCCCTCTACCAACGCCTATTCCTGGACCTCTTGGCAGTCATCCTGGTCATACTATACATTATAAGAAGGATTATCAAAAATCTGACCACGAAAACTCCCAAAAAAActgagaagaagaagaagaattaa